The genomic DNA AAGGTCGAGTTCGTGCTCGACCCGCCGACCGGCGACATCGGTCTGCGCCGAGAGGTGGAGCGGTTCCCGTTCGTGCCATCGAATCCCGAACGGCTGGAACGGGATTGCTACGAGGGCTACAACATCCAGGTCGCCGGGCTGGAGCAGCGGCTGCGGGCGCTGAACTTCCCCAAGATCGTGATCGGGGTGTCGGGCGGACTCGACTCGACCCATGCCCTGATCGTGGCGGCCAAGGCGATGGACCGCGAGGGTCGCCCGCGCAGTGACATCCTCGCGTTCACGCTGCCCGGCTTCGCCACGGGCGACCGCACCAAGGGCAATGCCATCGAACTCAGCGAGGCGCTCGGGGTGACGTTCGCCGAGATCGACATCCGCGAGACCGCCACCCGGATGCTGACCGAGATGGATCACCCGTTCGCCCGGGGCGAGAAGGTCTACGACGTCACCTTCGAGAACGTCCAGGCGGGCTTGCGCACCGACTATCTGTTCCGGCTGGCCAACCAGCGCGGCGGCATCGTGCTGGGTACCGGTGATCTCTCCGAGCTGGCGCTGGGCTGGTCCACGTACGGGGTCGGCGACCAGATGTCGCACTACAACGTCAACGGCGGCGTGCCGAAGACCCTGATCCAGCACCTGATCCGGTGGGTGAGCAATTCCGGTCAGTTCGACGACCGGGTGAACACCGTGCTGCGGTCCGTCCTCGACACCGAGATCACTCCTGAACTGGTACCCGCCGGCGAGGACGAGGAGATCCAGAGCAGCGAGGCCAAGGTGGGACCGTATGTCCTGCAAGACTTCTCACTGTTCCAAGTGCTGCGCTACGGTTTCCGCCCGTCGAAGGTGGCCTTCCTCGCCTGGCACGCCTGGAGCGACGCCGGCCGCGGTGACTGGCCGGCCGGCTACCCCGAGGACGACCGCCCCGAGTACCCGCTGTCGGAGATCCGCCGCTGGCTGCAGGTGTTCGCGCAGCGGTTCTACTCGTTCAGCCAGTTCAAGCGCTCCGCGCTGCCGAACGGTCCCAAGGTGTCCGCCGGCGGATCGTTGTCTCCGCGCGGCGACTGGCGGGCCCCGTCGGACATGTCGGCGAGGATCTGGCTCGACGAGATCGAACGCGAGGTGCCCGAGCACTGACATCGGTGACAGCCGCCGCCCTGGATCGGGGACGCGGCGACCTCGAGCATGCGAAGATCACGGCGATGGGTCGGGGCGGGAATGGTGAGGCGCGCGTCAGCGCGTCTGCTGGCGTGCCCCTACACCGCCAGCTGTACCTGGTGTTGCACGACGAGATTGCCCGCGGCGCCGTGGGGTCGGGGGAGGCGCTGCCCACCGAGCAGTCGCTGTGCACCCAGTTCGGCGTCTCACGGATCACCGTGCGTCGAGCGCTCGCCGACCTCGCAGAGGCGGGTCTGATCGAACGCAGGCACGGCGTCGGCTCGTTCGTCGCGGACAACGCGACGGCGCGCGCGCACGATCCGGCGGCGTCCTACATGGACGGGCTGCGGCAGATCGAGTTCGAGACCGAGGTCGAAGTCCTCGAGTTCGGCGTCCGCGCGGCGCCCGCCGCCGTCGCCGAGCGGCTCGGCGGACAGCGCCGCCTGCTGCAGGTGCTGCGACTGCGCCGCGAGCGCATCACGCGGGAACCGTGCATGGTCACCGAGGTGTGGCTGCCGGAACACCTCACCGAGACGGTGACCGAGCCGGCGCTGGCCGGCACCTCGCTGTTCGAACTGCTGTACGGCGCAGGGGTGGGGATCGACGGGGTCGACCACGAACTGACCGCCGAGGTGGCGGGACCGAGGATCGCCAACCTGCTCGACACCGCGATCGGCGCTGCGGTCATTCGGGTGAACTCCGTGGCGCACGCGACCGGACGGCCGCATCACTTCCTCTCCGTCGCGTTGTCGCCCAGCAGGAGTCGCGTGCTGCTCAGTCAGTCCGCTGCCGACTTCGAGTCAGGCATCGGGATGGCGATCGCCCACGACGTACGCAGGCCAAGGGTCTGAGCGCAGCTACAGCCTGCCCTCGGTGCGCAGGTCGGGGTGCACCCACTCGGGGGCCCGGCGCTGCTTGAACGCCACGAAGCCCTCGACGGCCTCCGGTCCGCTGTAGGAGGCCTTCATGCCGATCCGGTCGAACAGCCCCATGTAGTTGTCCAGGCTCGACTTGACCACCAGACGCGCCTTGGGCGCCGTGCGGCAGCACTGCGCGAGAACGTCGCGCGCCACTGCACCCAGGTCGTCGTGCGGCACCACCCGCGCCACCATGCCCCAGTCGACTGCTTCGCGAGCGTCGAGCGTGCGACCGGTGAACATCAGGTCGCGGGTGCGCACCGGGCCGATCATCCGGGCCAGCATCTGGCTGTAGTACGTGTCGGCGATCCCGCGGTAGAGCTCCGGTACGCGGAACGTCGCCCGATCGCTCACCACCGCCATGTCGCTGCACATCGCGATCTGCAGGCCGCCGCCCTGGCACAGTCCGTTGACCGCCGACACCACCGGCTTCACCGACTGCCGCAAGGTCTCGAACGGCGTGACGTCCATCGACAGCGCCGGGCCGAAGGACATCCAGTCGTCGACGCCGTCACCGCCGCCGAGGTCGCCGCCGGGCGCGAACACGTCGCCGGTGCCGGTGATCAGCAGACCCGCCAGATCGGGGTCGTTCTCGACGTGGGTCACCGCGTAGCGGATGCCGAAGTACATGGCAGGCGTCATCGCATTGCGTGCCTCGGGTCGGTCCAGCGTCACCACCCCGAACGGGCCCTCCCTCTCGAAGCGCAGGAAGGGGGTGCCCAGCCAGTCGCCGTCCGGCGGGCGGGGAATGTTCTCGGTGGCGGTCATGCTCCTCCTCGTTCGGGACTGGCGGTCTCGGGATCGGTGGTCTCGAGCACGTCGTCGACGGCCTCCTCGGTCGGCGCGCAGTCACCCGCACCGGGCACCAGCGTGGCCAGCGCACCGGCAGCGCATGCCCGGCGCAGCGCCACCTCCGGCCCGAGGTGCCAGCCCGCGGCGAGCACGCCCGCGAAGACGTCACCGGCTCCCGTGGTGTCGATCGCCTCGACCGCAGGCGCCCCGACGGTGACGCGGGCATCGGTCGTGCGGTACTCGGCGCCGTCGGCTCCCCGCGTCACGACCAGATGATCGACGGGCCAATGCCACTCACGTGACTCCGCGTCGTTGACGATCACGACGTCCACGGTCGACGCCAACCGTTCGAGATCGGCGGGTGACCCGACGGGCGACGCGTTGACCATCACCACCGCGCCTCCCGCCCGGCCCAGCCGCGCCGCGGCCAGGACGGTGTCCACCGGAATCTCCAGGGACAGCAGCACCACGTCGGATGCGGTGATTGCGTCGCGGACGGCAGGCGAGGAGAGATGCAGGTGGGCGTTGGCGCCCGGGGCGACGACGATCAGGTTCTCGGCGCCGTCGTCGACGACGATCACGGCGGTACCGCTGGCGCCCGGCAGGGTGAGCACGCCGTCCAGTCCCACGTCGTTGCCGCTGAGATGGGCCCGCAGTTTGGCCGCGGCGTCGTCGTCGCCGAGAGCGGCGACCAGATCGACGGACGCGCCCGCGCGCGCTGCGGCGACGGCCTGGTTGCCGCCCTTGCCGCCGGGCGACCAGGTCGTGGATGCCGCCAGCACGGTCTCTCCGGGGCGCGGCAGCGATCGAACCCGCATCGACTGGTCGAGGTTGACGCTGCCCACCACGCACACTCGATTGCCCGACGTTGTCACGGGCCATACCGTAACCCCGACCGGGCCCGACCTGCGTTACCTCGATACGCTGGCCTGATGAGCGTGCATGCCCCCGCCGACACCGACCTGCGCCAGCAGGTCCACGACGCGGCGCGCCGCGCCAGAGTCGCCGCACGCACCCTCGGCACGCTGACGTCGGCGACCAAGGATCGGGCGCTGCACGCCGCGGCGGACTCGGTGCTGGCATCGGTGGGCGAGGTGCTCGCCGCCAACGAGGTCGATCTGGACGTCGCCCGCGCCGCAGGCACCCCGGCAGCGATCCTGGACCGCCTTGCGCTCAACCCGCAGCGCGTCGACGGCATCGCGGCTGGACTGCGCCAGGTCGCCGGGTTGCCCGATCCTGTCGGGGAGGTCCTGCGCGGCCGCACACTGCCGAACGGACTGCGGATCCGCCAGCAGCGCGTGCCCCTCGGCGTCGTCGGCATGGTCTACGAGGGCAGGCCGAACGTCACCGTCGACGCGTTCGGGCTCACGCTCAAGTCCGGCAATGCCGCTCTGCTGCGCGGCAGTTCGTCGGCGAGGCACTCCAACGAGGCGCTCGTCACCGCACTGCGCGCCGCGCTGGTGGCCGAGGGTCTGCCCGCCGACGCCGTTGCGCTGCTGCCCAGCGAGGACCGCGCCACCGTCACCCACCTCATTCAGGCCCGCGGCCTGGTCGACGTCGTCATCCCCCGCGGAGGCGCGGGACTGATCGACGCCGTCGTCCGCGACGCGCTGGTCCCGACCATCGAGACCGGTGTCGGCAACTGCCACGTGTACGTTCACGCGGCGGCCGACCTCGACGTCGCCGAACGCATCCTGTTGAACTCCAAGACGCGCAGGCCCAGCGTGTGCAACGCCGCCGAGACGCTGCTCGTCGACGCCGCGATCGCCGACCGCGCGGTGCCGAGGTTGCTCGACGCACTCCGGAACGCGGGTGTCACCGTGCACGACGACCCGAGCGAAGACGACCTGCGGGCCGAGTTCCTGTCGATGGACATCGCGGTCGCCGTGGTGGACGGCATCGACGCGGCCATCACCCACGTCAACGAATACGGCACCGGCCACACCGAGGCCATCGTGACGACCGATCTCGCTGCCGCAGAACGATTCACGGGGGAGGTCGACGCCGCGGCCGTGATGGTCAACGCGGCAACGTCGTTCACCGATGGCGAACAGTTCGGCTTCGGCGCGGAGATCGGCATCTCGACGCAGAAGCTGCACGCCCGCGGGCCCATGGGCCTGCCCGAACTGACCTCGACCAAGTGGGTGGTGTGGGGAGACGGCCACATCCGCCCCGCCTGACAGGAGTCCAACCGACCATGAGCACCTCTGCCCAACCGGTCCCGCTGTTCACCGACATCGACGACGTGGCGACCCGCCTCGCCGAGACCGGGTACCTGCCCGACACGGCGACGGCGACGGCCGTATTCCTCGCCGACCGGCTCGGCAAGCCGCTGCTCGTCGAGGGCCCGGCGGGCGTCGGCAAGACCGAACTCGCCCGCGCGGTCGCTGCCTGCACGGGTTCCGAACTCGTTCGCCTGCAGTGCTATGAGGGCGTCGACGAAGCCCGCGCACTCTACGAGTGGAACCACGCCAAGCAGATCCTGCGCATCCAGGCGGGCAACGCCGGCGGCCAGGGCGATTGGGACCAGACCAAGATGGACGTGTTCAGCGAGGAATTCCTGCTGACCCGTCCGCTGCTCACGGCGATCAAGCGCACCGATCCGACCGTGCTGCTGATCGACGAGACCGACAAGGCGGACATCGAGATCGAGGGTCTGCTGCTCGAAGTGCTGTCCGACTTCGCGGTCACGGTGCCCGAACTCGGCACCATCAAGGCCGAGCGGCCGCCGTTCGTGCTCTTGACGTCGAACGCCACCCGGGAACTCTCCGAGGCGCTCAAGCGGCGATGCCTGTTCCTGCACATCGACTTCCCCGACCCGGACCTCGAACGCCGCATCCTGCTGTCCAGGGTGCCCGAGCTGCCGGAGCGCCTTGCCGAGGAACTGGTCCGCATCATCGGCGTGCTGCGCGGCATGCAGCTCAAGAAGGTGCCGTCGGTCGCCGAGACCATCGACTGGGGTCGCACCGTGCTCGCCCTGGGCATGGACACCATCGACGATGCGATGATCGCTGCCACGCTTGGCGTCGTCCTCAAACACCAGTCCGATCAACAGCGTGCATCCGGCGAACTCCGGCTGAACTGAGGAGTGCTCCGATGGCCGCCCGTCGCACCCGACCGCCCCAACCGCTTGCCCCGCATGGCATTCCGGGCCACCTCGTCGAGTTCGTCGAGGCGCTGCGCGGGGTCGGGATAGCGGTCGGGCCGTCGGAGACCGTCGACGCCGGGCGCGTGATGGCGACGCTCGGGCTCGGCGACCGCGAGGTGCTGCGAGAGGGTCTGGCGTGCGCGGTGATGCGGCGAGCGGAGCACCGCGAGACCTACGACGCGATGTTCGACCTCTGGTTCCCGGCGGCGCTGGGCGCCAGGACGGTGGTCGACGACGACAGCGCCGACGACGAGTCGGACGGTCCGCCGCCGCAGGACATCGAGGGCCTGCGCGATGCGCTGGTGCAGATGCTCACCGACAACCCCGATCTGGCCAACGTCGACGACCGGCTCGCCGCGATGATCGCCCAGATCGTGGAGTCGTTCGGCCGCTACAACTCCAGCCGCGGTCCGTCCTACTCGTCGTATCAGGCTCTCAAGGCGATGGCGCTCGACGAACTGGAGGGCAGGCTGCTCGCCGGCTTGCTTGCCGGATACGGCGACGACCCGACGCCCACGCAGCAGGAGATCGCCAAAGCCCTTGCCGCCAAGCGCGTCTCGCAGCTGCGGCGCATGGTGGAGGGCGAGACCAAGCGTCGCACCGCCGAGCAACTCGGCCGCGAACACGTCCAGATGTACGGCATTCCGCAGCTCAGCGAGAACGTGGAGTTCCTTCGAGCGTCCGGCGAGCAGCTCCGCCAGATGCGGCGCGTGGTCGCACCGCTGGCACGCACACTCGCCACCCGGCTGGCCGCGCGGAGACGCCGTGCCCGTGCCGGTGAGATCGACATGCGCAAGACGCTGCGCAAGTCGATGTCGACCGGTGGCGTGCCCATCGACGTCGTGCTGAAGAAGCCGCGCCCAGCCCGGCCCGAACTGGTCGTCCTGTGCGACGTGTCCGGTTCGGTTGCGGGGTTCAGCCACTTCACGCTCATGCTCGTCAGTGCGCTGCGCCAGCAGTTCTCCCGCGTGCGGGTCTTCGCGTTCATCGACACCACCGACGAGGTCACCGAGCTGTTCGGCCCGGAGGCCGACCTCGCGGTCGCCGTGCAGCGGATCACCCGCGAGGCCGGTGTCTACACCCGTGACGGCCACTCCGACTACGGCCACGCGTTCGTGTCGTTCCTCGACAAGTACCCGAATGTGCTCTCGCCGCGCAGTTCGCTGCTGGTGCTCGGCGACGGCCGCAACAACTACCGCAACCCCGAGGTCGATCTGCTGACCCACATGGTGAAGGCCAGCAGGCACGCCCACTGGCTCAACCCCGAGCCCAAGCACCTGTGGGGTAGCGGGGATTCGGCGGTACCGCGCTACGAGGGCGTCATCACGATGCACGAGTGCCGGTCGGCCAAGCAGCTCGCCGGCGTCATCGACCAGCTGCTGCCGGTCTAGCCGACGCGGTGAACACCGCCTTGACATCGACTCCGACGCGTATGTGCCGGGGTCTCAGATGCCAGTCGTCCACCTCCGACTGTCGGACCCGGTTGCTGGTCGTGACCTCGTCGGAGGCATATCGGTGCCGATCCTCTACCTGGCGGGCGGCCACCCGCCCCAGGTCGAGTGCGTCTGCGTAGTCCTGAGCGCGCTGCACGGCATCGCGAACCGCCTGCATCCGCGCATCGCGCTCGATCTCGCTGCGCCGCGCAGCGGTCAGTGCCCAATCGATGGTCTGCACGCGTAGCGAGTCGACGCTCGCGGTCCACCAGATCCACTTGCTGAGTGCTTCGAAGTCGGAGAACTTGACCTCGAGTTGGGCAGCCGCCGTGAAGACCGTGCGAGGGGGTTCGTCCTCCTGGTCGCGGACCCGGTAGCTGCTCCTGCGTATCTGGTCGATGGCGAACCACGTCACCGGGCCGCTGCTGGGGTCGTACATCTCGTCGATCGACTGTCGCACCCAGTGCAGCTCGACCGACATAGCCTCGAACACGGCGTCCGGCCTCGGCCCATTCAGATCGATGGAGGCCGACACGGTGGCCCGTTGAGGGCGTTCCGAGATGGTGTGGTTGGCAGCTACGGTGATCTGTACGTCCGTCACTTCGTAATTATACGGACCGGCACCGACACGTTTGCCCGATCGAGACGGTCGGAAGCCGCGCCGATCACTGCCGTAAGCTGCCTATTCGTGACTCGACGCAGGCTGGGAGTGATGGGCGGGACCTTCGACCCGATCCACCACGGTCACCTCGTCGCGGCCAGCGAGGTCGCCGATCTGTTCGACTTGGACGAGGTCGTGTTCGTACCGACCGGCCAGCCGTGGCAGAAGCGCGACCGCTCGGTCACCGCCGCCGAGGATCGCTACCTCATGACGGTGATCGCAACGGCAGCCAATCCCCGCTTCTCGGTCAGCCGGGTCGACATCGATCGCGGCGGACCGACGTACACCAAGGACACGCTGCGCGACCTGGCCGCCGCCCACCCCGACACCGACCTGTACTTCATCACCGGTGCCGACGCGCTCGGTTCGATCCTGAGCTGGCAGAACTGGGAGGACTTGTTCTCCCTGGCACGCTTCGTCGGCGTCAGCAGGCCCGGCTACGCCCTGGACGGTGAGCACATCGAGGCGGCGATGAAGGAACTACCGCCTGATGCGCTGAATCTCGTCGAGGTACCCGCGCTCGCCATCTCGTCGAGCGAATGCCGCGACCGGGCGGTGACCGGCAGGCCCATCTGGTACCTGGTGCCCGACGGCGTCGTGCAGTACGTCTCCAAACGCGGCCTGTACCGCACCCCCACCCTTGTTGGAAGGACCCCATCGTGAGTGCGTCTGTCGAGGCCGTCGAGATGGCCACCGTTGCCGCCCGGGCGGCGTCGTCCAAGCTGGCCGACGACGTCGTCGTCATCGACGTGTCGGGACAGCTGGTCATCACCGACGTCTTCGTGATCGGCTCCGCCTCCAACGATCGGCAGGTCAAGGCCATCGTCGACGAGGTCGAGGAGAAGATGCGCGCCGCGGGGTTCAAGCCCGCCCGCCGCGAGGGCACGCGCGAGGGTCGATGGGTGCTGCTCGACTACGTCGACATCGTGGTGCACATCCAGCATCAGGACGAGCGGAACTTCTACGCCCTCGACCGGTTGTGGCGTGACTGCCCGCTGGTGCCCGTCGACCTCGACGGCCACGGCGACTCCCTGCCCGAGGGCCGGGAGTGAGAGTCCGCAGGCTGGTCATGTTGCGCCACGGCCAGACCGAGTACAACGCGGGCAGCCGCATGCAGGGTCAGCTCGACACCGACCTCTCCGAGCTGGGCCGCGCCCAGGCCGTCGCTGCGGCCGAGCTGCTCGCCAAGCGCGAACCCCTGCTCATCGTCTCCTCGGATCTGCGCCGGGCTCTCGACACCGCGGTCGCACTCGGTGAACAGGCGGGATTGCCGGTCAGCACCGATGTCCGGCTGCGCGAGACGCACCTGGGTGATTGGCAGGGCATGACCCACCTCGAGGTCGACGCCATCGCTCCGGGTGCCCGGCTGGCGTGGCGCGACGACGCGCGGTGGGCCCCGCACGGTGGTGAGAGCCGAGTCGACGTGGCAGCGCGGAGCATGCCGTTGATCGCCGAACTCATTGCCGGACAGGCGGAGTGGGGCGTCGGCGAACCCGATCGACCGGTCGTCCTGGTGGCGCACGGCGGCCTGATCGCGGCGCTCACCGGGGCGATCCTCGGCCTGCCCGTCGACAACTGGCCCGTGCTGGGTGGGATGGGCAACGCGAGCTGGGTCCAGCTGTCCGGCCACTCCTCCGACGACGCTCCACTCGAGGACATCCGTTGGCGTCTCGACGTGTGGAACGCCTCGGCGCAGGTCGCCAGCGATGTCCTCTGAGCCGGTCGTTCCCCTTCGCCGCCCAACCCTGCTCGTGTTCTGCGATTCGCTGTCCTACTACGGCCCGACCGGCGGACTGCCCTCCGACGATCCGCGCATCTGGCCAAACATCGTTGCAGAGCAACTCGATTGGGACGTCGAGCTGATCGGTCGCATCGGCTGGACCTGCCGCGACGTGTGGTGGGCGGCGATTCAGGACCCACGGTCGTGGGCGGCGCTGCCGCGGGCCGGTGCCGTGGTCTTCGCGACCTGCGGCATGGACTCGCTGCCGTCGCCGCTTCCCACGGCGCTGCGGGAGATGATCCGCTACGTCCGTCCACCGCTGCTGCGGCGGTGGGTGCGAGACGGTTACGGGTGGGTCCAGCCGAGGTTCTCCCCGGTCGCGCGACCGGCCCTACCGCCGAAGCTCTCCGTCGAGTACCTTGAGCAGACCCGCGCTGCGATCGACTTCAACCGCCCCGGAATACCGTTCGTCGCGTGCATTCCTTCGGTGCACGTCGCAGAGACCTACGGCAACTCGCACCGATGGCGGGACGGCACGGTCGCCGCGATCACCGGGTGGGCCGCCGAGCACGACGTGCCGGTGGTCGACCTCAAGGCCGCCGTGGGCGACGAGGTGATGAGCGGGCGCGGGAATCCCGACGGCATCCACTGGAACTTCGAGGCGCACCGCAACGTCGCCGACCTCATGATGAAGGCACTCGCCGACGCCGGCGTGCCCGCCGCGGGCGCGAACTGACCATGGCCGTCGTCGTGGTGACCGATTCGTCGGCGCGCATGGGTCCAGACGTGCTGGACCGCTGGGGTATTCGCCGGGTGCCGCTGCACGTTCTGCTCGACGGCGAAGACATGCGCGACGACGTCGATCCGGTTCCGAACGACATCCACGACCGCAGCCACGTGACGACGTCGGGCGCCTCTCCGGCGGACCTCGCCGAGACCTATCGGGAGGCCTTGGCCGCCAGCGGGGGAGACGGCGTCGTGGCCGTGCACCTCTCTGCTGCGCTGTCGAGCACCTTCAGCACCGCGCGCACCGTGGCCCGCGAGTTCGGATCGGCCGTGCGCGTGGTGAACTCGCGTTCGGCCGCGGCCTGCGTCGGCTTCGTGGCGGTGGCGGCGGCCCGGGCGGCCGGAACCGGCGCGAACCTCGACGCCGTCGAGGAAGCCGCCCGTTCAGCGGTGCCGCGGGGGCATGCGTTCATCGTGGTGCACCGTCTCGACAACCTCCGCCGCAGCGGCCGCATCGGCACCGCTACGTCCTGGCTGGGTACCGCACTATCGCTCAAACCGCTCCTCCATCTCGACGTCGATGGGAGATTGGTTCTTCTGCAACGGATTCGCACGACGTCGAAGGCACATGCCGCGCTGGTGGACGCGGTCGCCGACGTGGTGGGGGAGCGCAGCGCGTCGATCGTCGTACACCACGTCGACAACCACGACGACGCGGACGTCATCGGCGCGGCACTGACCGACAGGTTGCCGCAGGTGGAGTCGCTCACCGTCGCCGACATGGGACCGGTCCTGGCCGTGCACGTCGGTGGCGGCGCCGTCGGCGTGTGCGTGACGGTGGACGGGTAGGGGTGTGGCATGGACGCGCTGACCTTGGCCCGCGACGAGCGACTGGAGTTCGCCGACTTCCTCGGCGGCCTGACCGCCGAGCAGTGGCTGGCCCCGACCCTGTGCCCGGAATGGCGGGCGCGCGACGTGGTCGCGCACACGATGAGCTATGAGGGGCTGTCCACCGCGGCCCTGGTGACGCGGTTCCTGCGCGGGTTCCTGGTCGTCGATCGCATCAACGCACTGGCGGTCGACCACCTGTCCGATCGCTCGACCGACGACTTGGTCGACATGATGCGCCGGCATGCCATGCCGTCGGGCCTCGGTGCGGGCTTCGGCGGGCGAATCGCACTGACCGACAACATGATCCACCAACAGGACATCCGGCGTCCACTGGCGATGCCGCGCATCGTCGCCGCCGACCGCCTGCGTGTCGCACTGGACTTCGCGCGAACCGCGCCGCTGATCCGTGGTGCCTGGCGCGCCAGGGGCGTCCGACTCGTCGCCACCGACCTGGACTGGGCCGCGGGCAAGGGGCCCGAGGTTTGCGGCTCCGGCGAGGCGCTGCTGATGACGATGGCAGGACGGGCCGACGGGTTGCGCGACCTCGACGGGCCCGGGCTGGCGACGCTGTCGACGCGCTTCTAGCCGACGAAGCGACCGGTGACCGGCGGCAGATCCTTGAGCGTGACGATGCCCGGCGCCGCGGCCACGACGGCCGGGACCGCGTTGGTCACCGGCAGCGCGGTGTAGATCATGCCGAGGCCCATGAAGCCGGGCTCGGTCCAGCCCTTGGGCGGCAGGCAATGTAGGACGGTGCGCATGTTGGGCGTGCCGTAGACCTGGATGACGTGGCCGTGCTCGAGCGGCTTGGGCGGGGTGACGTGGCTGCCCATGGTCCAGTTGAATCCGACGCTGACGACGTTCTTCTCACCCACCCACCCGCGGTGGTAGCCGTACACGCCTCCGACGGTGCCCGCCGGGATCTGCATGAACCCGAGGTCGCTGTCACCGGTGGCGGCGGTGAACTCCACGTCGAAGGTGATGCGGTCGAGCGTGGCGCCGATGGCGTCGGCCATCATGGCAGCCGACTCGGCGAACACCTCGCTCTCGCGGCGCACGTTCTCGGCCAGACCGGGCGTCTCGGGATCCTGCCCGAACCCCATCGCCGACTGAGTGCCTGCGGATTCGTAGGTCGAGCAGTCCACCGACTCGGTGATGCGGATCTGCTCGACGGCCTCGCACGCCCCGGAGAGCACCATGCCGACCATGTTCGTCATGCCGGGATGCGCCCCGCTGCCGAAGATGGTCGAACGTCCCGTCTCGCAGGCTTTTCGGATGCGGTCGAGATCCTCGGGTGACTGCTTGCCGCCGGTGATCCACGCCGCGCTCGAGCATACGTTCACCTCGGCCTCGAGCAGGCGGACCAGCTCGTCGACGCTGGGCCACAGCGGGTTGTAGCAGCAGGCGTCGGCTCCGAGGGCGATGAGTGCGTCGACGTCGTCGGTGGCCGTCACTCCCGTCGGCTCCGGCCACCCGGCCAGCTGAGCGGCGTCGACGCCCACCTTGTCGGCGCCGTGGGCATACACCCCGACGAGTTCCATGTCGGAGCGTCCGATGATCGCGTGCAAGGAGCGTCTGCCGATGTTGCCGGTGGTC from Mycolicibacterium arabiense includes the following:
- a CDS encoding PfkB family carbohydrate kinase, giving the protein MTTSGNRVCVVGSVNLDQSMRVRSLPRPGETVLAASTTWSPGGKGGNQAVAAARAGASVDLVAALGDDDAAAKLRAHLSGNDVGLDGVLTLPGASGTAVIVVDDGAENLIVVAPGANAHLHLSSPAVRDAITASDVVLLSLEIPVDTVLAAARLGRAGGAVVMVNASPVGSPADLERLASTVDVVIVNDAESREWHWPVDHLVVTRGADGAEYRTTDARVTVGAPAVEAIDTTGAGDVFAGVLAAGWHLGPEVALRRACAAGALATLVPGAGDCAPTEEAVDDVLETTDPETASPERGGA
- a CDS encoding glutamate-5-semialdehyde dehydrogenase translates to MSVHAPADTDLRQQVHDAARRARVAARTLGTLTSATKDRALHAAADSVLASVGEVLAANEVDLDVARAAGTPAAILDRLALNPQRVDGIAAGLRQVAGLPDPVGEVLRGRTLPNGLRIRQQRVPLGVVGMVYEGRPNVTVDAFGLTLKSGNAALLRGSSSARHSNEALVTALRAALVAEGLPADAVALLPSEDRATVTHLIQARGLVDVVIPRGGAGLIDAVVRDALVPTIETGVGNCHVYVHAAADLDVAERILLNSKTRRPSVCNAAETLLVDAAIADRAVPRLLDALRNAGVTVHDDPSEDDLRAEFLSMDIAVAVVDGIDAAITHVNEYGTGHTEAIVTTDLAAAERFTGEVDAAAVMVNAATSFTDGEQFGFGAEIGISTQKLHARGPMGLPELTSTKWVVWGDGHIRPA
- a CDS encoding enoyl-CoA hydratase/isomerase family protein, whose protein sequence is MTATENIPRPPDGDWLGTPFLRFEREGPFGVVTLDRPEARNAMTPAMYFGIRYAVTHVENDPDLAGLLITGTGDVFAPGGDLGGGDGVDDWMSFGPALSMDVTPFETLRQSVKPVVSAVNGLCQGGGLQIAMCSDMAVVSDRATFRVPELYRGIADTYYSQMLARMIGPVRTRDLMFTGRTLDAREAVDWGMVARVVPHDDLGAVARDVLAQCCRTAPKARLVVKSSLDNYMGLFDRIGMKASYSGPEAVEGFVAFKQRRAPEWVHPDLRTEGRL
- a CDS encoding NAD(+) synthase; its protein translation is MSFYSAYRHGFVRVAACTHHTTIADPSANAESVLRIARECHEDGVGLAVFPELTLCGYSIEDIVMQQALLDAAETAVAETVAGSAELLPVLVVGAPLRYRNRIYNTAVVIHRGTVLGVVPKSYLPTYREFYERRQLAPGDDVSDVIRLAGVDVPFGPDLLFAAADLPNFVLHVEICEDMWVPIPPSADAALAGATVLANLSGSPITIGRADDRKMYAQSASSRCLAAYVYAAAGEGESTTDLAWDGQTMIYENGTLLAESERFPKDVQRSVADVDVDLLRAERQRMGTFDDNRRHHGARIDAFRKVEFVLDPPTGDIGLRREVERFPFVPSNPERLERDCYEGYNIQVAGLEQRLRALNFPKIVIGVSGGLDSTHALIVAAKAMDREGRPRSDILAFTLPGFATGDRTKGNAIELSEALGVTFAEIDIRETATRMLTEMDHPFARGEKVYDVTFENVQAGLRTDYLFRLANQRGGIVLGTGDLSELALGWSTYGVGDQMSHYNVNGGVPKTLIQHLIRWVSNSGQFDDRVNTVLRSVLDTEITPELVPAGEDEEIQSSEAKVGPYVLQDFSLFQVLRYGFRPSKVAFLAWHAWSDAGRGDWPAGYPEDDRPEYPLSEIRRWLQVFAQRFYSFSQFKRSALPNGPKVSAGGSLSPRGDWRAPSDMSARIWLDEIEREVPEH
- a CDS encoding AAA family ATPase; this encodes MSTSAQPVPLFTDIDDVATRLAETGYLPDTATATAVFLADRLGKPLLVEGPAGVGKTELARAVAACTGSELVRLQCYEGVDEARALYEWNHAKQILRIQAGNAGGQGDWDQTKMDVFSEEFLLTRPLLTAIKRTDPTVLLIDETDKADIEIEGLLLEVLSDFAVTVPELGTIKAERPPFVLLTSNATRELSEALKRRCLFLHIDFPDPDLERRILLSRVPELPERLAEELVRIIGVLRGMQLKKVPSVAETIDWGRTVLALGMDTIDDAMIAATLGVVLKHQSDQQRASGELRLN
- a CDS encoding GntR family transcriptional regulator, with product MGRGGNGEARVSASAGVPLHRQLYLVLHDEIARGAVGSGEALPTEQSLCTQFGVSRITVRRALADLAEAGLIERRHGVGSFVADNATARAHDPAASYMDGLRQIEFETEVEVLEFGVRAAPAAVAERLGGQRRLLQVLRLRRERITREPCMVTEVWLPEHLTETVTEPALAGTSLFELLYGAGVGIDGVDHELTAEVAGPRIANLLDTAIGAAVIRVNSVAHATGRPHHFLSVALSPSRSRVLLSQSAADFESGIGMAIAHDVRRPRV